One genomic segment of Desulfomicrobium sp. ZS1 includes these proteins:
- a CDS encoding N-acyl homoserine lactonase family protein — protein sequence MDYIIHPIVMGTKVFDKGMMTYQHDYGTPYTIPIYCWYLKGGDKKILVDTGEMRPVVSEEREKAIGGKIYTFEDGLAKYGLAPEDIDIVLHTHLHNDHCENDAKCVNAKIYVHEKELERIHDPHPLDFRYLEDYIEEVEENGQVVALTGDTEIVPGVTMIHTPAHTEGGMSVRVETDKGSVLICGFCTILENLYPPKSVTAMEMEVIPPGTHVNAYEAYETLVRAKTLADHILPLHEPKWARMERVPE from the coding sequence ATGGATTATATCATTCATCCCATTGTCATGGGCACCAAGGTCTTCGACAAGGGCATGATGACCTATCAGCATGATTACGGCACCCCGTACACCATCCCCATCTACTGCTGGTACCTGAAGGGTGGGGACAAGAAGATCCTGGTCGATACCGGAGAGATGCGGCCGGTCGTGTCCGAGGAACGCGAGAAGGCCATCGGCGGGAAGATTTACACCTTCGAGGACGGGCTGGCCAAATACGGCCTTGCGCCGGAGGATATCGACATCGTCCTGCACACGCATCTGCACAACGACCACTGCGAGAACGACGCCAAATGCGTCAACGCGAAGATCTACGTACACGAGAAGGAGTTGGAGCGCATCCACGACCCGCATCCGCTGGATTTCCGCTACCTCGAAGACTACATTGAGGAAGTGGAGGAGAACGGTCAGGTCGTGGCACTGACGGGCGACACGGAGATCGTGCCCGGCGTGACCATGATCCACACCCCGGCCCACACCGAGGGCGGCATGTCCGTGCGCGTGGAGACGGACAAGGGCAGCGTCCTCATCTGCGGTTTCTGCACCATCCTCGAAAACCTCTATCCACCCAAGTCCGTGACGGCCATGGAGATGGAGGTCATCCCGCCCGGCACTCACGTGAACGCCTACGAAGCCTACGAAACCCTGGTCCGGGCCAAGACCCTGGCCGACCACATTCTGCCTCTGCACGAACCGAAATGGGCCAGGATGGAGCGCGTGCCGGAATAA
- a CDS encoding hemolysin family protein: MLRSLAFLLLVLALVLANGFFVAAEFALVGVRRSRIVSLAENGNKKAVLLLRLIDHLNAYISATQLGITLSSLALGWIGEPAIARLLEPLLEGRIPPAVLHSISFAVAFSLITFLHIVLGELAPKTIALERAEKTALAIALPMEIFYRLFYWPIRLLDWSGTRTVRLLGFTPSATHGSVYTEDELRMLIDASYSSGQIEEEKRRLIRRAFDFNTTEACEAMIPRSEIAALPVTSTLDEVLDAFRIHGYSRLPVYGEDLDDMVGVLFRQDMEPFMAREPGLVFSMTALLHPPTFVPSGKRLGSLLKQMQATRTHLIFVMDEYGGLEGLVTLEDVLEEIVGEINDEYDEEVRSQIVRDGKAFILDGMLAVRDLNRKLGLKLPEDEAYTTVAGFLLSEAGRVLEAGDEVPIKEGVFKVERLERRRIVRIRFTPEAVE; this comes from the coding sequence ATGCTCCGCTCTTTAGCATTTCTGCTACTGGTCCTCGCGCTGGTCCTGGCCAATGGCTTTTTCGTGGCCGCGGAATTCGCCCTGGTTGGCGTGCGGCGTTCGCGTATCGTGAGTCTGGCCGAAAACGGAAACAAAAAAGCCGTTCTGCTGCTGCGCCTCATCGATCACCTGAACGCTTACATTTCCGCTACCCAGCTGGGCATCACCCTATCCTCCCTCGCTCTGGGCTGGATCGGCGAACCTGCCATTGCCCGGCTGCTGGAACCGCTGCTCGAAGGCCGGATTCCACCCGCGGTGCTGCACTCCATCTCCTTCGCCGTCGCTTTTAGCCTGATCACCTTCCTGCACATCGTGCTCGGAGAACTTGCTCCCAAGACAATCGCCCTCGAACGGGCCGAAAAGACGGCCCTGGCCATCGCTCTGCCCATGGAGATCTTCTACCGCCTCTTCTACTGGCCCATCCGCCTGCTGGATTGGTCCGGAACCCGCACGGTCCGTCTGCTCGGCTTCACCCCCAGCGCCACCCACGGTTCGGTCTACACCGAGGACGAACTGCGCATGCTCATCGACGCCAGCTACTCTAGCGGCCAGATCGAAGAGGAAAAGCGCCGCCTCATCCGCCGCGCCTTCGACTTCAACACCACCGAGGCCTGCGAGGCCATGATCCCGCGCTCCGAAATCGCGGCCCTGCCCGTCACCTCAACCCTGGACGAAGTGCTCGACGCTTTCCGCATCCACGGCTACTCCCGCCTGCCGGTCTACGGGGAGGATCTGGACGACATGGTCGGCGTACTCTTCCGCCAGGACATGGAACCGTTCATGGCCCGCGAGCCGGGGCTCGTCTTCTCCATGACCGCGCTGCTGCACCCGCCGACCTTCGTGCCCTCGGGCAAGCGGCTGGGCAGCCTCCTCAAACAGATGCAGGCCACGCGCACCCATCTGATCTTTGTCATGGACGAATACGGCGGCCTGGAAGGGTTGGTCACCCTGGAGGATGTGCTGGAAGAAATCGTAGGTGAGATCAACGATGAATACGACGAGGAAGTGCGCTCCCAGATCGTACGCGACGGTAAGGCCTTCATCCTCGACGGCATGCTCGCCGTGCGCGACCTGAACCGCAAACTCGGACTCAAGCTGCCCGAAGACGAGGCCTATACCACCGTGGCCGGATTCCTGCTGTCCGAAGCCGGAAGGGTCCTCGAAGCCGGGGATGAAGTGCCGATCAAGGAGGGCGTGTTCAAGGTCGAACGCCTCGAACGCCGCCGCATCGTACGCATCAGGTTCACGCCCGAGGCCGTGGAATAA
- a CDS encoding response regulator transcription factor → MSAPKRILIIDDHPLYRDGLRARLGTRPDLCVVGEAGTCAEGLRLTQTLAPDLAIIDISLPDGSGIELTREVRAARPDLPVLIVSMHAKLDFIAAAFQAGASGYMSKESGGEGILQAIGTVLSGGQYLDGSLSPSVLRRLSDISGRKAKTVDASYGSLSLREQQVMRLLAEGLTPEEIAVKLFVSRKTVLNHRYAIMTKLGIKSPVAFVRHAARLGLIEIDD, encoded by the coding sequence ATGAGCGCGCCTAAACGCATCCTCATCATCGACGACCACCCACTCTATCGTGACGGCCTGAGGGCCCGCCTCGGCACAAGACCCGACCTCTGCGTCGTCGGCGAGGCCGGAACCTGCGCCGAAGGGCTGCGCCTGACCCAAACTCTGGCCCCGGATCTGGCCATTATCGACATCTCCCTGCCCGACGGCAGCGGAATCGAGCTGACCCGTGAAGTCCGCGCCGCGCGACCAGACCTGCCCGTGCTCATCGTCAGCATGCACGCCAAGCTCGACTTCATCGCCGCCGCCTTCCAAGCCGGAGCCAGCGGCTACATGTCCAAGGAATCCGGCGGCGAAGGGATTCTACAGGCCATCGGCACGGTGCTCTCCGGCGGGCAATACCTCGACGGTTCCCTCTCGCCCTCGGTGCTGCGCAGGCTCAGCGACATCTCCGGCCGCAAGGCCAAGACCGTGGACGCGTCCTACGGCAGCCTCTCGCTGCGCGAACAGCAGGTCATGCGACTGCTGGCGGAAGGGCTGACCCCGGAAGAGATCGCAGTCAAACTTTTCGTGTCCCGCAAGACCGTTCTCAACCACCGCTACGCCATCATGACCAAGCTTGGCATCAAAAGCCCCGTGGCCTTCGTTCGCCATGCCGCACGCCTCGGACTGATCGAAATCGACGATTGA
- a CDS encoding sensor histidine kinase, giving the protein MTIRPDNTDNFPASNEEWQSFVAQSHKTQHDLLERIKELNCLYGISRLAQRREQPLAELLTDIAGLIRASWQYPDIACASIRLGDTLHNSDNFVRTHWCQSSPIIIEADECGTVEVCYLEERPDSDEGPFLREERSLIDAVADQIGRIVAQRRAEEQMRALSQELIMAQENERQRIARELHDHLAQDLSLARADLERIGCGLPEGGPWRAQAGVIAERLGTAIRSIRDLAYGLLPPGLTELGLVETVLAHCEDFSLRHGIAVDVFADGLDGVSFDFDTQINIYRLIQEALNNVRKHAKASRVTIRLLGSYPNLLVRIEDDGCGADMDRCLSQAGRTKRMGLWSMRERVKLLGGKISFRSKPGHGLHIRIETPLNRSSNERA; this is encoded by the coding sequence ATGACCATCCGCCCCGACAACACCGATAATTTTCCCGCTTCGAACGAGGAGTGGCAGAGTTTCGTGGCCCAGAGCCACAAAACCCAGCACGATCTGCTGGAACGCATAAAAGAGCTCAATTGCCTCTACGGCATCAGCCGGCTGGCGCAACGCCGTGAGCAACCGCTGGCCGAACTCCTGACAGACATCGCCGGCCTGATCCGCGCTTCCTGGCAATACCCCGACATCGCCTGCGCCTCCATCCGCCTGGGCGACACGCTGCACAACTCCGATAATTTCGTGCGCACCCACTGGTGCCAGTCCAGTCCCATCATCATTGAGGCAGACGAATGCGGCACGGTCGAAGTCTGCTATCTGGAAGAACGTCCGGACAGCGATGAAGGGCCGTTCCTGCGCGAGGAGCGCAGCCTCATCGACGCCGTGGCCGATCAGATCGGGCGCATCGTGGCCCAGCGCCGGGCCGAGGAACAGATGCGCGCCCTGTCCCAGGAACTGATCATGGCCCAGGAAAACGAGCGCCAGCGCATCGCCCGCGAGCTGCACGACCATCTGGCCCAGGATCTCTCCCTGGCCCGGGCCGACCTGGAACGCATCGGCTGCGGCCTGCCCGAGGGAGGCCCATGGCGCGCTCAGGCCGGGGTCATCGCCGAACGCCTCGGCACGGCCATCCGTTCCATCCGCGACCTGGCCTACGGTCTGCTCCCGCCGGGGCTGACCGAGCTTGGGCTGGTCGAGACCGTGCTCGCGCACTGCGAGGATTTTTCCCTGCGTCACGGCATCGCGGTGGATGTCTTTGCCGACGGTCTTGACGGAGTCAGCTTCGACTTCGACACCCAGATCAATATCTATCGCCTCATCCAGGAAGCACTGAACAATGTGCGCAAGCACGCCAAGGCCAGCCGCGTGACCATCCGCCTGCTCGGGTCCTATCCGAATCTTTTGGTGCGCATCGAAGACGACGGCTGCGGGGCGGACATGGATCGCTGCCTGTCTCAGGCCGGCCGCACCAAGCGCATGGGCCTATGGAGCATGCGCGAAAGGGTCAAGCTCCTGGGCGGCAAGATCAGCTTTCGCTCCAAGCCCGGGCACGGCCTGCACATCCGCATCGAAACCCCGCTCAACAGGAGCAGCAATGAGCGCGCCTAA
- a CDS encoding glutamate synthase-related protein, protein MIQWPKSNDVLGTTNRGNPAESGLCTLCRSDCTGKCETWMSCLKGRHMLYPRDFGSVTAGSANTCHVGVSYNSLRIQGFSYGAHGVAPGRTTNPDDCLFTNVSLETSFGATEKTKVRMPLMTGALGSTFIAAKYWDSFAAGCALIGIPIVIGENVVGVDRASSMANGRIEKSPELDRRIEIYNRYSDGYGTMIVQLNVEDARNGVAEYVIGKYGNKVCIELKWGQGAKNIGGEIEVKSLDYALFLKKRGYLVDPDPELPEVQEAFKAGGIKGFARHSRLGYTDLPSVEAVHQNFVETVAYLRKLGFTKISLKTGSYGMEALAMAIKYATETNLDLLTIDGSGGGTGMSPWNMMETWGVPSILLHSKAVEYGNILAAQGKKVVDMSFAGGLAREDHIFKALALGAPFVKLICMGRTLMIPGFLGSNIEGALNPDRKEKISGNWDSLPKTVKDIGESPEQIFAGYESLKAKIGAEEMKTVPYGAIAAWTLADKLGAGLQQLLAGARKFSVTEITRGDIVSGNRETAHETGIRFITDVQDEIARKILA, encoded by the coding sequence ATGATCCAATGGCCCAAAAGCAACGATGTTCTCGGCACCACCAACCGCGGAAACCCGGCCGAATCCGGCCTGTGCACGTTATGCCGCTCGGACTGCACCGGAAAATGCGAAACCTGGATGTCCTGCCTGAAAGGGCGGCATATGCTCTATCCGAGAGATTTCGGTTCCGTCACCGCCGGCAGCGCGAATACCTGCCATGTTGGCGTGAGCTATAATTCCCTGCGCATCCAGGGTTTCAGCTACGGCGCGCATGGCGTTGCTCCAGGCCGCACCACCAACCCCGACGATTGTCTGTTCACCAACGTCTCCCTCGAAACCTCTTTTGGCGCCACGGAGAAGACCAAGGTCCGCATGCCGCTCATGACCGGCGCCCTCGGATCGACCTTCATCGCCGCCAAGTACTGGGACTCCTTTGCCGCTGGCTGCGCGCTGATCGGCATCCCCATCGTCATCGGTGAAAACGTGGTCGGCGTTGACCGTGCGTCGAGCATGGCGAACGGCCGCATCGAAAAATCCCCGGAACTGGATCGCCGCATCGAGATCTACAACCGCTACTCCGACGGCTACGGCACCATGATCGTGCAATTGAACGTCGAGGACGCGCGCAACGGCGTGGCCGAGTACGTCATCGGCAAATACGGCAACAAGGTCTGCATTGAACTCAAATGGGGTCAGGGCGCCAAGAACATCGGCGGCGAGATCGAGGTCAAGAGCCTGGATTACGCCCTGTTCCTCAAAAAACGCGGCTACCTGGTCGACCCCGATCCCGAGCTGCCCGAAGTGCAGGAAGCCTTCAAGGCCGGCGGCATCAAGGGCTTCGCCCGTCACAGCCGCCTCGGCTACACGGATCTGCCCTCCGTCGAAGCCGTGCACCAGAACTTCGTCGAGACCGTGGCCTATCTGCGCAAACTCGGCTTCACCAAGATTTCACTGAAGACTGGTTCCTACGGCATGGAAGCTCTGGCCATGGCCATCAAATACGCCACCGAGACGAACCTCGATCTTCTGACCATCGACGGCTCCGGCGGCGGCACGGGCATGAGCCCCTGGAACATGATGGAGACCTGGGGCGTCCCGTCCATCCTGCTGCACTCCAAAGCGGTGGAATACGGAAATATTCTGGCCGCGCAGGGCAAAAAGGTCGTGGACATGTCCTTTGCCGGCGGCCTCGCCCGCGAGGATCACATCTTCAAGGCGCTGGCGCTGGGCGCTCCCTTCGTCAAGCTGATCTGCATGGGCCGCACCCTGATGATTCCGGGCTTCCTGGGTTCCAACATCGAAGGCGCCCTCAATCCGGACCGCAAGGAAAAGATTTCCGGCAACTGGGACAGCCTGCCCAAGACCGTCAAGGACATCGGCGAAAGCCCGGAACAGATCTTTGCCGGCTACGAAAGCCTGAAAGCCAAGATCGGCGCCGAGGAAATGAAGACCGTGCCCTACGGTGCCATCGCCGCCTGGACTCTGGCCGACAAGCTCGGCGCGGGCCTGCAGCAGCTCCTGGCCGGGGCACGCAAGTTCTCGGTCACCGAGATCACCCGCGGCGACATCGTCTCCGGCAACCGCGAAACCGCGCACGAAACCGGCATCCGTTTCATCACCGACGTGCAGGACGAGATCGCCCGCAAGATCCTGGCCTGA
- a CDS encoding MucR family transcriptional regulator, giving the protein MEDYLKQAIEIVKAQASVRNMNEDEITSMIRALTQSIRGVAEGVVPVVDTEPAVDPKNAIREKSVICCECGKSFKVLTKRHLATHGLTPEEYREKYGYKKGTSLVAKSLARDRRKTMQGMKLWEKRKKAVKTPA; this is encoded by the coding sequence ATGGAAGATTATCTGAAACAAGCAATCGAAATCGTCAAGGCCCAGGCCTCTGTCCGCAACATGAACGAAGACGAAATCACCTCAATGATCCGCGCCCTGACGCAGAGCATTCGCGGTGTCGCCGAAGGCGTTGTCCCGGTTGTCGACACTGAACCCGCAGTGGACCCCAAGAACGCCATCCGTGAAAAAAGCGTCATCTGCTGCGAATGCGGCAAGTCGTTCAAGGTACTGACCAAGCGTCACCTTGCCACCCATGGCCTGACCCCGGAAGAGTACCGCGAAAAGTACGGCTACAAGAAAGGCACCTCGCTGGTCGCCAAGTCCCTGGCCCGCGACCGCCGCAAGACCATGCAGGGCATGAAGCTCTGGGAAAAGCGCAAGAAGGCCGTCAAGACACCGGCATAA
- a CDS encoding YajQ family cyclic di-GMP-binding protein, translated as MPSFDIVNEIDLQEVDNAVNNVRKEVETRYDFKGVITEMEFNRKTKVLSLTTGDEMKIRAIREMLISHFVRRKVDPKALEFGEPENTSRGQLKQEIKLHDGIDKDAARKLVKLIKDSKLKVQAAIQDEQVRVSGKKIDDLQEVMALLRESQFELPLQFVNMKK; from the coding sequence ATGCCATCTTTTGATATTGTGAATGAGATCGATCTGCAGGAAGTTGATAATGCGGTGAATAACGTGCGCAAGGAAGTCGAAACCCGCTACGACTTCAAAGGCGTGATCACGGAAATGGAGTTCAATCGCAAGACAAAGGTTCTCTCTCTGACTACGGGCGACGAGATGAAAATACGGGCCATACGGGAGATGCTCATTTCGCATTTTGTGCGCCGGAAAGTCGACCCCAAGGCCCTGGAATTCGGTGAGCCCGAAAATACCTCCCGTGGTCAACTCAAGCAGGAAATCAAGCTGCATGACGGCATCGACAAGGATGCCGCCCGCAAGCTGGTCAAATTGATCAAGGACAGTAAGCTCAAAGTTCAGGCCGCCATTCAGGACGAACAGGTGCGGGTTTCAGGGAAGAAAATAGATGACCTGCAGGAGGTCATGGCGCTCTTGCGGGAGTCGCAATTCGAATTGCCACTGCAGTTTGTGAACATGAAGAAATAA
- a CDS encoding ATP-binding protein, which yields MTAGRADLLQRLRDLERANRQLSRELQDLHALIDTPLNVMLFSLDLNYNYVAFNQAHREFVKHNWNLDIHPGMHVFDILNEPEERATSRRNFDRVLAGESYILRRKYRKPKGEIGFYQNTYVPLQRGGEILGAVVFAHDITEWSEREEEGKKYRAIFEKALEGIYRSTAGGRFIEANREMARILGYDSPQDLMSTITDISRQLYCDPDDRELVFSILRRDGVIKDFETRMRRKDGSEIWVEFNARIEKDDEDRTVFIEGKLTDITTRKEAERKAQLRGQKMIQADKMASLGVLVAGVAHEINNPNSFLTLNLPLLRDVWADALNVLDEYQEEHGDYVLGGLEYSELRQQMPLLLQGMVDGSERIKDIVSRLKDYSRQRPEGERESTDVNNVVAGALAFVRQKLKTAAPGYLVRLAAEPVLVEADLQRLIQVLINLLVNACEAVPATGGEITVQVLSGFGEDKAWAGVEVRDNGCGISPLDLKYIQDPFFTTKRELGGTGLGLSISSAIMHDHGGRLEFSSQAGQGTTVRMLLPMTR from the coding sequence GTGACCGCCGGACGGGCAGACCTGCTGCAGAGGCTGCGCGACCTGGAACGCGCAAACCGCCAACTCTCCCGCGAGTTGCAGGATTTGCACGCCCTCATCGATACGCCGCTCAACGTCATGCTCTTTTCCCTCGACCTGAACTACAACTACGTCGCCTTCAACCAGGCCCACCGGGAATTCGTCAAACACAATTGGAATCTGGACATTCACCCCGGCATGCACGTTTTCGACATTCTGAACGAGCCCGAGGAACGCGCCACCTCCCGCCGCAATTTCGACCGCGTTCTGGCCGGCGAATCCTACATTCTGCGGCGCAAGTACCGAAAGCCCAAAGGGGAAATCGGGTTCTACCAGAACACCTACGTACCATTGCAGCGGGGGGGCGAGATTCTCGGAGCCGTGGTCTTTGCCCACGACATCACCGAATGGAGCGAACGCGAAGAGGAAGGCAAGAAGTACCGCGCCATTTTTGAAAAAGCCCTGGAAGGCATCTACCGCTCCACGGCCGGGGGGCGATTCATCGAGGCCAACCGCGAGATGGCCCGCATCCTTGGCTACGACTCACCCCAGGACCTCATGTCCACGATCACCGACATCAGCCGGCAGCTATACTGTGACCCCGACGACAGGGAGCTGGTCTTTTCCATTCTGCGCCGCGACGGCGTGATCAAGGATTTCGAGACCCGCATGCGGCGCAAGGACGGCAGTGAAATCTGGGTGGAATTCAATGCCAGAATCGAAAAAGACGACGAGGACCGCACGGTGTTCATTGAAGGCAAGCTGACGGACATCACGACCCGCAAGGAGGCCGAACGCAAGGCCCAGCTGCGCGGGCAAAAAATGATCCAAGCGGACAAAATGGCATCCCTGGGCGTGCTGGTGGCGGGCGTGGCCCACGAAATCAACAACCCCAACAGTTTCCTGACGCTGAACCTGCCCTTGCTGCGCGACGTCTGGGCCGACGCCCTCAATGTGCTGGACGAATATCAGGAAGAGCATGGGGATTATGTTCTTGGCGGGCTCGAATATTCAGAGCTCCGGCAGCAGATGCCGCTTTTGCTGCAGGGCATGGTCGACGGGTCGGAACGAATCAAGGATATCGTCTCAAGGCTCAAAGACTATTCCCGCCAGCGTCCCGAAGGAGAACGCGAATCAACTGACGTGAACAACGTCGTGGCCGGGGCGCTGGCGTTCGTGCGGCAGAAACTCAAAACCGCGGCTCCGGGCTATCTTGTCAGACTGGCCGCGGAGCCTGTGCTGGTGGAAGCCGACCTGCAGCGCCTCATCCAGGTGCTCATCAACCTGCTGGTCAACGCCTGCGAGGCCGTGCCCGCCACGGGCGGGGAGATCACCGTGCAAGTCCTGTCCGGATTCGGGGAAGACAAGGCTTGGGCCGGGGTGGAAGTGCGGGACAACGGCTGCGGCATCTCCCCCCTTGACCTCAAATACATCCAGGACCCGTTCTTCACCACCAAACGGGAGTTGGGCGGAACGGGCCTTGGCCTGTCCATCTCATCGGCCATCATGCACGACCACGGCGGACGCCTGGAATTCTCGTCACAAGCGGGCCAAGGCACCACCGTGCGCATGCTCCTGCCTATGACACGGTGA
- a CDS encoding sigma-54 dependent transcriptional regulator, whose amino-acid sequence MTKFPSYPVLLVDDEDTWLRSFSLALKSHGIDNILCCNDSAKVPEILTTTEIEVMAVDLAMPGLSGQELIDTVSATNPDIPILVITGMSQVETAVQCIKRGAFDFFVKTNDKSSLVSGIRHAIEIRELKRENSSLRTRFLQDTLEHPQAFAPIVTCSKVMRSIFQYIEAIARSTQPVLITGESGVGKELVAKVIHDLSGRQGEFVPVNVAGLDDNIFADTLFGHKKGAFTGADRARPGLVENAKAGTLFLDEIGDLPQASQVKLLRLVQEREYLPIGSDVTRKTDARIIAATNVDPESMGETERFRSDLYYRLRGHHVHLPPLRERLEDLPLLIDHFLRQGCQQRKRPAVPAEILTLLLGYDFPGNIRELQFMILDALSCSGDEELNMERIKAHVNKHPAASRKVQPGEGTRLQFGPELPTLKHVCAELVREAMRRTGNNQALAASMLGVSRQALNKRLNKLREKEEGKA is encoded by the coding sequence ATGACAAAATTTCCATCTTATCCCGTCCTGCTCGTCGATGACGAGGACACGTGGCTGCGGTCCTTTTCCCTGGCCCTCAAATCCCACGGAATCGACAACATCCTGTGCTGCAACGACAGCGCCAAGGTGCCTGAAATCCTGACCACGACCGAAATCGAGGTCATGGCCGTGGACCTGGCCATGCCCGGCCTGTCCGGGCAGGAACTCATCGACACCGTGTCTGCGACCAACCCGGACATTCCCATCCTGGTCATCACCGGCATGAGCCAGGTGGAAACCGCAGTGCAGTGCATCAAGCGCGGGGCTTTTGATTTCTTCGTCAAGACCAACGACAAGAGCAGCCTGGTTTCCGGCATCCGGCACGCCATCGAAATCCGCGAACTCAAGCGCGAAAACAGCAGCCTGCGCACCCGCTTTCTGCAGGACACCCTGGAACACCCGCAGGCCTTTGCGCCCATCGTGACCTGCTCCAAAGTCATGCGCTCCATTTTCCAGTATATCGAGGCCATCGCGCGCAGCACCCAGCCCGTGCTCATCACCGGCGAATCCGGGGTCGGCAAGGAGTTGGTGGCCAAGGTCATCCACGATCTAAGCGGACGGCAGGGCGAATTCGTGCCGGTCAACGTGGCCGGCCTTGATGACAACATCTTTGCCGACACCCTGTTCGGACACAAGAAAGGGGCCTTCACCGGCGCCGACAGGGCCCGCCCCGGCCTGGTCGAAAACGCCAAGGCAGGTACCCTCTTTCTGGACGAAATCGGCGATCTCCCGCAGGCCTCGCAGGTCAAGCTGCTGCGCCTGGTGCAGGAACGCGAATACCTGCCCATCGGCTCCGACGTGACCCGCAAGACCGACGCCCGCATCATCGCGGCCACCAATGTCGATCCGGAGAGCATGGGCGAGACGGAACGCTTCCGCTCCGACCTGTACTACCGCTTGCGCGGCCATCACGTGCACCTGCCCCCCTTGCGCGAGCGCCTGGAGGACCTGCCCCTTTTGATCGACCACTTCCTGCGCCAGGGCTGCCAGCAGCGCAAGCGCCCCGCAGTGCCGGCGGAAATCCTGACCCTGCTCCTCGGCTATGACTTTCCAGGCAACATCCGCGAACTGCAGTTTATGATCCTGGATGCCCTGAGCTGCTCCGGCGACGAAGAACTGAACATGGAGCGCATCAAAGCGCACGTGAACAAACACCCCGCCGCATCCCGCAAGGTTCAGCCCGGTGAAGGCACCAGGCTGCAATTCGGCCCGGAACTGCCGACCTTGAAGCATGTCTGTGCCGAACTCGTGCGCGAAGCCATGCGCCGCACCGGAAACAATCAGGCTCTGGCCGCGAGCATGCTGGGCGTATCCCGGCAGGCGCTCAACAAGCGTCTCAACAAGCTCCGCGAGAAAGAGGAAGGCAAAGCGTGA
- a CDS encoding phenylacetate--CoA ligase family protein, producing MDRTQGFYHDLETESESVRTNRQWQTIQAVVEKALSFEGEFRERLASADIVADEIRSLDDFTSIPVLRKKDLSRLQREKGLSWFLSHAPGRLSRIYQSPGPIYDPEGRGVDYWGWAEAFYAAGVRDGDLAQMTFSYHLTPAGLMLEEPLRALGCAVIPAGPGNSAVQLQLMQELPVTVFVGMTSFLKSLGEKAREKGFDPKKDFGLKVGFVAAERLTESLRTEVQEMFGMMIRQGYGTADVGCIAYECRELGGMHLSNRCFVEICDPATGRPVPMGELGEVVVTPFSPDYPLIRLATGDLSRLSDVPCACGRTMPKLQGILGRVDDTAKVRGQFIYPAQVAQAMSRFPQILRHQVVVGNPGGKEILTLRIETNGPADPGAVGAGFQEVIKLRPVVVTLGLGETIPEGAPALVDERTYD from the coding sequence ATGGACAGAACACAGGGCTTTTATCACGACCTTGAGACCGAATCCGAATCCGTAAGGACGAACAGGCAGTGGCAAACCATCCAGGCCGTGGTCGAAAAGGCGTTGTCATTCGAGGGGGAATTCCGGGAACGCCTGGCCTCGGCGGACATCGTGGCGGACGAGATCCGTTCCCTGGACGATTTCACCTCCATCCCCGTGCTGCGCAAGAAGGATCTGTCCCGGTTGCAGCGTGAAAAAGGGTTGTCCTGGTTTCTGTCTCACGCCCCCGGCCGTCTTTCACGCATTTACCAGTCCCCCGGCCCCATTTACGATCCCGAGGGCCGGGGCGTGGACTACTGGGGCTGGGCCGAAGCCTTCTACGCTGCGGGCGTCCGCGACGGGGACCTGGCGCAGATGACTTTTAGCTACCACCTCACCCCGGCCGGGCTGATGCTCGAAGAACCCCTGCGCGCACTGGGCTGCGCGGTGATTCCGGCCGGTCCCGGGAACTCGGCCGTACAGCTGCAGCTCATGCAGGAATTGCCCGTGACCGTCTTCGTGGGCATGACCAGTTTTCTCAAATCGCTGGGGGAAAAAGCACGGGAAAAAGGCTTCGATCCCAAAAAGGACTTTGGCCTCAAGGTCGGATTCGTTGCCGCCGAACGCCTGACCGAGAGCCTGCGCACGGAAGTGCAGGAAATGTTCGGCATGATGATCCGTCAGGGCTACGGCACGGCCGATGTGGGCTGCATCGCCTACGAATGCCGGGAACTCGGCGGCATGCATCTCTCGAACCGCTGCTTCGTGGAAATCTGCGACCCGGCCACCGGACGGCCCGTGCCCATGGGAGAACTCGGCGAAGTGGTGGTTACGCCATTCTCCCCGGACTATCCCCTGATTCGGCTGGCTACCGGAGACCTGTCGCGCCTTTCCGATGTTCCCTGCGCCTGCGGCCGCACAATGCCAAAGCTGCAAGGGATTCTCGGGCGGGTGGACGACACCGCCAAGGTCCGCGGGCAATTCATCTATCCCGCCCAGGTCGCGCAGGCCATGAGCCGATTCCCGCAGATTCTGCGACATCAGGTGGTTGTCGGCAATCCCGGTGGCAAGGAGATCCTGACCCTGCGCATCGAAACCAATGGACCGGCGGACCCCGGTGCCGTTGGCGCGGGCTTTCAGGAAGTGATCAAGCTGCGGCCGGTCGTGGTGACTCTCGGTCTGGGAGAAACCATCCCGGAAGGGGCCCCGGCTCTTGTTGACGAACGCACATACGACTAG